In Eulemur rufifrons isolate Redbay chromosome 2, OSU_ERuf_1, whole genome shotgun sequence, the sequence TTTGGCTCCTGGTAtggattttgtttggttttgttttgactTCTTAGTACAAGTAACTTTTGAAGGAAGTTCAGTTTACCTTAGATGAaccaaagaaaaactaaaaaaggtAAAGCAGAGATTATATTCTTAAAATCCCTGTTACTGCTTCAAAGTCCAGGAAATACGAGTTGCAGATACAGCTGAATCCCCTTTTTGGACCCTTTCCTGAagccattttcttctctctttttattcccAGAGAGAAActtgtcattcaacaaataatagtGAATTTCTGCTATGTGTTAGGCTCTGTTCCAAGTGCTGGGGAGACaccagtaaataaaaaaaaaaaagtctctactCTCATGGAGTTTACAACTACTATTCTGTCTGAAGTTTGCATATGTTCTGCCTAaccttgtttttacatttttaccaaatatgtatatattagtaaTACAATTGTTTTGCTGCATTATTCAGCATATTGCCTTTTATGGTTGTTTTTGAGAAAGTATCTGTGTTGATATAATTAAACCTAAATAGTATtctgttttttatccattctaccTTCTAATCAGCAATTAGTTTATTTTCCATGTTTACTATTACAGTTCTCCAAAAAGATCATTAAACATGTCAccttgggcagatgggagggttCCTTTAAGGCAGCATGTTTCcagctttttgttcttttggcttttgttttgtttgttttttgacaggagatctctctgtgttgcccaggttgatctcgaactcctgggctcaagcaatcctcccacctcagctacCTGAgcagccaggattacaggcgtgcaccactgcgcctggctcaAGCTTTTGATTGTGACCACAGTAAGAAGTATATACCTCAGCTTAGTAAGCACACGTATACATCTGGAACAAAAAACTTCAAGAAACAGTATTTACTTACCTTTACTATCTGGGATGCACcctattttatccttttaaaatacaggtCATATAcaacccactaaattgatttcatcaCCCATATCTACCATTTGTAAAACATTGCTCTAGGGTATATaattagaagtggaattgctgaggaGTTACTTATGTACATCTTGAACTTCACTAGCTATTGCctattacatttcaaaatagttgaaccaatttatactcccatcaGCAGTATAGGGGTTCCTGTCTCCCCACATTCTTACCAATTCTTGATATTGCCAGATGGATGAGAAatggcattttgttttaaatttgctttcCCCTGTTTACTAATGAGGTGTTTAAAGTGTGTTTTAAACTATATCatgtagaagtttttaatttaagagtAGTCCAAGCTGGTGACAAGGAGGAAACATTATTATGACTGACTACTCCCTCTGGTAGAAAAGAATAgtgtaataattatttaatatctgtcATATTGAGTGTTAACAATGTGCTAGACACTATACTAAGTGCATtgtgtatattatttcatttaatcctcgtgAGAACCCTGTAAGATTAGTACCTCCTTATTATACAGATGGAGAGATTCAGAAAGGTTAGTCACACCATTACTAAGTAGTAGAGCCAGAATTTAAATCCAGGTTGTTGTAACTTCATAACTTCTGTTCTTTAGTACTTTATGCTATTGGTAAATTCTTAGCAGAGGAAAGTTTGTCATTGCTGctctcttttgttgttttgtctattaaatatgtttatgtttttgagtttcactgatatctttttttttctttctcaggcaGTGAACTCTTCTCTCACGTACAACTTCTCCTTATTTCTAGCCTAGGATAGTGGTCTTGTAACCTAGGATTCTGGTCTTGATCacattttgagttgattcttTCTCTTTGGCCCTTATCTGACTGTCTCTTTCCCCTCCTCATCTTCTACCTTACTATTCTGTATAATCCTTTCCAGTGGTTTGCAACCTTGCTGTGCCTCAGAATCAcatgtgaaaaattttaaatacacagaTGCCTAGATTTCAGCCCTACCTTGGGAATtctgatttggaaatatttatttttcaaaggccCGTAGATTCTGTTGCACAGCTATGGTTGGAACCCATTGCCTTAGTGGTTAATGATGCTTTAGAGACAGGCAGACTTGAATTAGAGTCCTGATTCCTTTAAGCTTATTAGTTGAGTGATTTTAGCCAAGTTCTTTAACCTTGGCTAAggttcttcatctataaattagAGATGATATTATTACTCACCTCAGAGGGTTGTTGAGAGTAAATGAGGTAATGCTTTTAAAACACCAGAATGATTTATAATTCTTCTTAAACGTTGTCCGCTGATAAGATGTCATCATTACGTTGTCCTTTCTCCAGTCAGAATACTTTTGCATTAATGTATATCAACTTGGTGTCAGAAAAATACTTAGTGTCAGAAAAGAGTAATCTGATAAATACCACCGTAAGGGATGTATGATAGCTAGTTTTCATTCTTTACCTTCCATTAGTGGAATTGTAGTAGGGGGTAGAGAAGTAGGCAGATTGTTTTTGTCACACCAATCAGCCAGTCTTCTCTGCCTGTATAGTTTGGACCAATGAGgaaaaagaagggggaaagtGTTACTgggaaaacaaatgttttcatttccttcctaggaatttttcttcttctctttctcccccagtTTCCTCTTTGAGCTTAGCATACTAACATCACTAACATCATCAATCTAGTCTCAAAACTGCATAGTAATTTACCTATCCCCTACCCACCCTTATCCCCTACTACCCAGTTCCTCTTCACCACCATTAAATCTCCGTTTATCATTCTATTCTTTCAGATTGCCTTTAGTTCAGTTGTAACTCATTTGATTACTTGAACCCCAAGTCTGCACATTCCTAAGCTATTACTCAAGTAAGGGCCAATCTAAATCCTGACAAACTGTCTCCTTGCCTAGTATGGGCCCATTCCTGACCATGgggttttaacttttttttttttttttttttgagacagagtctcactctgttgcccaggctagagtgagtgccgtggcgtcagcctagctcacagcaacctcaaactcctgggctcaagcgatcctcctgtctcagcctcccgagtagctgggactacaggcatgcgccaccatgcccggctcattttttctatatatatttttagctgtccatataatttctttctatttttagtagagatggggtctcgctcttgttcaggctggggGTTTTAACTTTTGAGGATTGGGAAAGGATTAAATTAGCTGAACTTTCAGGCATGTCAGCAAGGCTGCCACTAGACTCTTTGATCTCCTTTACTATTTATACCTAATGGTAATAGAGTATAATAATGATATGTTATTACCATTAGATTAATAGATTTACCTGTAgattaattttgttatatttgtatataacatgttttattatttgtatgtataactgctttcaaattaaaaactgaGGCTGGACCATTTATAGTAATTTAATAACTTATTGGCTTTATCAAAGACTGAAAAGCCTTATGGAATAGGTGGAATTTGAACTAGACTTTAACAGATGGGTATACTTTTTTCTGTAAGTAGAGAGGAGAGGCAAGGGATTCCAGTTAAGGAGACTGACATGAGCAAAGGCTTAAAGGAAAGAGAATGCAAATTTGGAACATTTTGAGtagattattttttagtttttcaaagggTTCATGTGGTGGGAGTAAAGCTAGGTAGTTTGAAATCAAACTTTGGAAATTTCTGAATGTTCCACTAAGATGTTTGAATTAGCAGGTTTTTGATATGTCCTATAAATTCATTTAGTTTGTCTTGATTGATATACACACAACTTAGTTCTGAGATTCCCTAAGAGATTGTACATGTTTAGTGCATCCTGAAACATTTGGCCTGGTTCATTTAAGTTGATGGCCACTGCCAGGTCTCCTTTCTACTTGCTCCCCTTTATCCCAATGCTTTAGTTTTCTCTGCCTGTTGATCTGTGCTTAATCAGCCTTCCTCTCAGTTTTTCCTTGTTAATCTCCAGATGCCAAGTCAGCAACACGAGTAGTGTCTGTTTATCACAAGAGTGGTAAATTCTTATTTAATGCTTGCTGTGTATCTCCTTCACTCTTCAGAAGATTGTTtggtacatattttatttataagacagTTATTGacttttcctgtttctcttcctttgcaGACCTAGAGGATCAAGACATAATGGGAGCATTTTTAGACAAGCCAAAGATGGAAAAGCATAATGCCCAGGGGCAGGGTAATGGGTTGCGATATGGGCTAAGCAGCATGCAAGGTTGGCGTGTTGAAATGGAGGATGCACATACAGCTGTGATCGGTTTGCCAAGTGGACTTGAAACATGGTCATTCTTTGCTGTGTATGATGGGCATGCTGGTTCTCAGGTTGCCAAATACTGCTGTGAGCATTTGTTAGATCACATTACCAATAACCAGGATTTTAAAGGGTCTGCAGGATCACCTTCTGTGGAAAATGTAAAGAATGGAATCAGAACAGGTTTTCTGGAGATTGATGAACACATGAGAGTTATGTCAGAGAAGAAGCATGGTGCAGATAGAAGTGGGTCAACAGCTGTGGGTGTCTTAATTTCTCCCCAACATACTTATTTCATTAACTGTGGAGACTCAAGAGGTTTACTTTGTAGGAACAGGAAAGTTCACTTCTTCACGCAAGATCACAAACCAAGTAATCCGCTGGAAAAAGAACGAATTCAGAATGCAGGTGGCTCAGTAATGATTCAGCGTGTGAATGGCTCTCTGGCTGTATCAAGAGCCCTTGGGGATTTTGATTACAAATGTGTCCATGGAAAAGGTCCTACAGAGCAGCTTGTCTCACCAGAGCCTGAAGTCCATGATATTGAAAGATCTGAAGAAGATGATCAGTTCATTATCCTTGCATGTGATGGTATCTGGGATGTTATGGGAAACGAAGAGCTCTGTGATTTTGTAAGATCCAGACTTGAAGTCACTGATGACCTTGAGAAAGTTTGCAATGAAGTAGTCGACACCTGTTTGTATAAGGTAgctagacttttttaaaaaatcataaaattatcttATGTCCTATTAATTATTCTACTATTTAATCATCTTAGAACCTGTACTCAAAAATAAGTTTTTGGCACAATTGCAGTATACTTTTCaccaattatgaaaatatatcagAGGAacactttttagaaataaattaccCAGGTATCATCTATATAAGAGTTATAATCTGAATATTTAGTCTTTTAGTAACCCTGACTATTTGAGTTTTACAATAATGTGGAAGATTATCAGAGGTAAAAAGATTATATCAGAGTAcatgttttgaaagaaagaaagtggggaGGGTTAGGCCTCAGTGTctataaatgaaaaacattttggagttttaattattttttaccatGTGATATCTCAGTATATTTATGATATCTCAGTACTTTGAGACTGTGGTTTCATGACTCTGTAGTACTTACAAAGGGACTTTAGTGATTGTTTGGTGTGATGTAATAGAAATAGCCTTGGACATGGAGTCAGAAGAACTTGATATGAGACTATGTATGACTTTAGGTAAGCTATTTAAACTCTCTGGAAAATCAGTTGCTTTAATTGTAAAAAGAGTAAGACAGATTTTATTGCCCTGTCTCATGGGGTTGTTGAGAGGATCAAATGGGATCATGTACATAGATGAGCTAGTTCAGcgcctttattttacagatgaggaaactgaagctggaGAAGGTTCTGCAGACTTAGCCGTGGGATCAAAACTTACCCCTATTACTTTTGTACTCTACAGTCTTGAACAAATTGACCTCCCTCAGCTATGAAATGGAAATACTAGTATAGTATCTCACTCATTGGACAGTTAAGGAATTAATgagtttaaatattatatttctaatacatacatgtttataaatGACTTGTACAGAGTTGTACATCTTTAGTAGCAGCATTAAGACTAGAAAATCTAGGCCCTTAACTTAGGTTCAGTGTTCTACCACATTCTATTTTGTCAGTAATGCTCATTAActcatttcttgattttttttaaacaaatgttgatTTTGCAAAACTTTTCTGAGGgcatatatttgatattttaacatGCAGACATAAAAATCCAACATAATACTCTCTGCAGTTTTATGCATACTGCCAGCTGtatttaaaatcttaattatAATCTGATTATACTTAGAAATCAGGTTTATGTAATATCCAGCACATATGTTGAAAAAATCAATAGAGTAACAACTTGACAGTGCATTCTGTCAATTTCTGAATTTTGGACAAACTGTATTGTTTGTTGTTTAATGATGTAAGGTCAGTTTTTCCATATAACTGGTTTAcatacttaaatgtaaaattactaaTAGGTCCAGGGAGGCTAACACcgattcaaatattttaattacttagGTGTCTTTTCAAATGAATATACTTCCTAAAAGTCAGTTTTTCTAATTATGAAAGTTAAAAGctggtttataaattttatagttttacttctaATTCCATATTTCTACTTAAGAAATGAGTATATTAGCcccataatttattataatttattttaaatgtaaaattgtcAAATATACATGTAACTGAAGGTCAAACCCTATTTTAAAGAATGCCACTGAAAGTTTCTGTCTGGTATggaatgaatgtgtgtgtatgtgtgtatttgtgttagGTATCAATTCAAGTTAAGTAGGCCACTagtaaatgtttagaaatagttttgttttatagaatTACAAAAAGTGATTATTACAGTGGGATTTAACCTGTAATGTTTCTCTCCTATCTTTTGGAGTGTTGGTTATATTGAATTATATAGTGTATGGGAGGTTGGAGGTGGTTGCCCCCACACAcataggcattttttttcctctttaaaaataacatagtTTCACTAGAATGTGTATAACTGCAATTGACATGGCTGTAAAGGTTTTCAAGGGTttgaagagcaaaaagaaaaccaaaatattctTACCCTTTTTTCTTCCCAGGGAAGTCGAGACAACATGAGTGTGATTTTGATCTGTTTTCCAAATGCACCCAAAGTATCGCCAGAAGCAGTGAAGAAAGAGGCAGAGTTGGACAAGTACCTGGAATGCAGAGTGGAAGGTGGatcatttaacaaaaaataagtagctttattaaagaaaaatcttcaacACAATCAAACTTTAATTTAGCTTTTAGATCTTTACATGCCTTTGATATCTAGGTTTAGGGTACAAAAGTGGGAAAGGGCATTTCTGCAGTAGCTGTTTAGATGTATGCAGTTGTCCCAACACAGTTATATTAGAAATAACAATTACTGTGGAAAGTatcctacattttattttattcagggatacttttgttttaaaaggctaaaaatgtTTATATGCTCTAAAATTCTTGATGAATTCACTGGCATGAATAATTTTATGCCAGGAAAATCTGATTTATGCTTTATTTAATTACCAAGACATTATTTATGATGGTGATAATTTGAATACCATCTTTCTGTGAAATGCTGtgtatattcatttaaaatctctagggctttgtttttgtttttgttaacttGAAGGGCACAGCCTGATTATTAACAATTTTCATTGACcacagctttaaaaaatttgctttaaCTGTTTCAAGGCTTCTTGTCTAAGCCATAAATTGTCTTACCTAAACAAGATAGACCTGAATAGAAGACATAATAGTTCTCTACCTGACAGAAATTTAACTGCTgagtaaaattaagaaattaattaagACTAGGAAATTCCAGAAGTATGTTTCTTATAAGTCTGCAAATTACTTTGAAACAATTGGAAAGGTTCATACCTCTCGCATGTAAtgcctttaaatatttgaaaaaatttaaaatgatttttgatgCAGCTACTACTTGGTATAAACATTATCTCTCTATTGAATTCCAGTTTActgcatatgcatatatgcaGTGTAGTTTCTATAAGCAGAAAAACCTGACATGACTTTAATAGTGCTAAAATGCATTTTGGGCTCCTAATGTCATTAATTTGCACGTTAAAGACCTCTACTAGCATGCACACATTGACCTATCACACTATTACATCCCACTGTGCctgcattattaaaattaatattcactttaattttgttttttcccttttagctATTTGATAGCAGTTATAATCAGCCTAATATTAGAATCATGATTGTCTTTGATTTTCAGTACTGTCTAGagctgttattttgtttttattgccctCCCCTACTTGATAGTGATACATCTAGTATGTGTTTGTACTATTTAGTATTTCATTCAGTAGACGTACTATTCAATGAGGTTGTTTCCTTACTATTACCAAAGGTCctggaatttttatattttaaattaatcatttcaatataaattatttatagataatatagtaaaataaactaTTTAGAATGCTACAATCATTGATCAAACTATTGATTAGTGGAAGtatatgaaaccataagaatatGTATAAGGATAAGTTGATATTTAATGTGTTGGCACTTTAACTTGGGCATACATGTTGTCTTAGTGGTTTAAAGAAATAAGCATAAGTGCTTCagtatttttactaaaaaatggGATCAAATTTTAGGAATGAATTGCTACTTTTCTCTTTAGTATATACtctttaaagtaagttttagatggaattatgaaatatttactttaCATAATTTTGTTACATTGTTTTATATTACTTATCAAGCTAGAAGAGATGCCATCTGGACAGAGTTTACATTAATACTCAGTATTTTTGATATGTTGAAGTGTTGTTATACTTGTACCATTCAA encodes:
- the PPM1A gene encoding protein phosphatase 1A — its product is MGAFLDKPKMEKHNAQGQGNGLRYGLSSMQGWRVEMEDAHTAVIGLPSGLETWSFFAVYDGHAGSQVAKYCCEHLLDHITNNQDFKGSAGSPSVENVKNGIRTGFLEIDEHMRVMSEKKHGADRSGSTAVGVLISPQHTYFINCGDSRGLLCRNRKVHFFTQDHKPSNPLEKERIQNAGGSVMIQRVNGSLAVSRALGDFDYKCVHGKGPTEQLVSPEPEVHDIERSEEDDQFIILACDGIWDVMGNEELCDFVRSRLEVTDDLEKVCNEVVDTCLYKGSRDNMSVILICFPNAPKVSPEAVKKEAELDKYLECRVEEIIKKQGEGVPDLVHVMRTLASENIPSLPPGGELASKRNVIEAVYNRLNPYKNDDTDSTSTDDMW